AACGGAGATGCCAAGATTGTCATTATGGAAGCTGAACGGGTTTTGAATCCTCCAGCCCAGTCGCAGATGGCTGGGGAAATTTCTAAGATAAAAGTCCAAGTTGGGCTCTGATGGATTCAAGCTTGAAAAAGCTAACTTAATTTGGATGCTTGGCGGCTTTATTTGGCTGATGCTGAACCAATAGCATACCATTCTACCTAGATTGCCATGGACAGAACACTGATCATTTTTAAGCCCGACTGCATGAAGAAAAAGCTGATGGGCTCCGTATTAAGCCGGTTCGAAGCGGAAGGCTTTTCGGTTGCTGGATGCAAGATGATGCAGCTCGATTCCGATTTGCTTCGGACTCACTATGCTCATATCGCTGAATTGCCCTTTTTCCCGGAAATCGAGGCGTTTATGGCTTCTGAGCCTGTAGTGGTCATGATTCTGCAAGGTGAGGACGTCATTCCAAAAGTGCGCGAGTTGCTTGGACCTACAGATTCAACGAAGGCCCCGGCTGGAACCATTCGCGGCGACTACGGTGAATCGGTAATGATTAACGTGGTGCACGCATCTGATAGTCCGGAGGCTGCTGAAACAGAAATCGCACGTTTCTTCGACGAGGCTGACTTTATCAAGGCATAGCCTCTGTGTATTTGGAGCGCGTGTATTCTCCCGCTTTTTTATTTTCTCTTGAGGAAGATGCGCTAGCGTTGGTTTAGATGTATCGCTGTGTTGCTAGAATACCCGAACAACTCGCTGAGTTCATTGAGGCTTTCGCTGTACATGTAGAATTGGAGAAGGGGCTGAGTCAGAATACCGTTTCCGGCTATTTCAGCGACTTAGAGCAGTGTGCCGGATTTTTGAAATCACTCAACCTGACTGATTGGACACAAGTCTCACATGACCATATTTCCTTGTGGATCAGTTCACTCAGCGGAGACGACTATGCTGTAGCCAGTTTAGCGCGCAAGTTAACGAGTATTCGGTTGATGGCTCGTTTCCTCGTAAAGGAAGATATTCGAAAGGATGACTTCAGTGAATTAATTACAGGGCCCAAAATGGTTCGTCGATTGCCTGAGACTTTGAATCCCGAGGAGGTGGACAGATTGCTGGCTGCTCCTGACTTGAATACTCCTTACGGCCTTCGCGATCGTGCGATGCTGGAATTATTTTACTCCAGTGGTCTGCGTGTATCAGAAATGGGTGGATTGGAGTTACACCAATTGGATTTAGATCAAGGATTTCTCCGAGTTTATGGAAAAGGGGCAAAAGAAAGACTTGTTCCTGTAGGCTCCCGGGCCGTTGATGCCATTCGTTCCTATTTAGATGCTGGACGAGCATTCTTTGTTAAACCGCATACGGGTAGTGATTTGTTTCTCAGTGAACGGGGCAAAGGGATCAGCCGAAAAATGGTTTGGGTTATCATTAAGCGTTGCGCCACGGTAGCGGGAATCGAAAAGCCGGTAAAACCCCATTTACTAAGACACTCCTTTGCGACTCATTTGCTGAATGGCGGGGCTGATTTGCGTGCGATTCAAGAAATGCTTGGACATGCCGATATTTCAACTACGCAGATTTACACTACGGTTGAAGATAGCCGCCTTATTGATCAGCACAGTAAATTTCACCCACGAAATCGATTGGGTGATTGAAGCATACTTCTACTGTACCATCTCGTAGGAGATGACTTTGCCCTCACGAAAATCGACCACGAGGTTCTTTTCAGGTTCACCATAGCTTCCTACAACGACGTGGTTGTCCCAATAGGGTCTCCTGATCCAGCTACCGTAATACGAGTTGTATGTGAAAAATCCGTGGTGGCCCCCATATCCATAGCCATCAATAGGACGAGGACGGTATTCGTAGTAAGTCCATACTTCTGTGGTCCCATCCTTTGTCCGTTTCTTGGCTTTCCTATCTGGCATTCCTGCGGCCATCATCACCATCTCATGTGTGAAATCTAAATCGACTTCACCCTTCAGGATTGTTTCCTTTTGGTTGGCCGAATAACTCTCAAACAAATCCTTGTTTTCATCCACACGTGATTGAGGAGTGGATACGCAACCGCTCAATCCAAGTATACCTAATAACGATACGACAATAAGTGCTTTCATGTTGATCTTATACTCTGAGAATATATTTCTCTCTCCGGTTCCCATATTTCTAGTTCTTTTTACCTTCCTGTAACCAAGATTAATTTGACAGGTAGTTTTGGCGCAATTTAAAAGACTTCTCCGGATGGAAGCTGTATTGACAAGACAAGTATTGGTGCTGAATCGGTGCTGGCAAGCTGTCAACGTCGTCGGTGTAAAACGAGCATTCAGTCTTTTGGTCCAAGGTCATGCAGATGTGATTCATCAGGAAGAAGGTGACTTTCAGTTATACGACTTTGATCAATGGGTGGATTCATCAAATTTATGGGGTGATGGAGGACCAGAATACCTGCACACAATCAATCACCTGATACGCTTACCCAAAGTGATCATTTTAAAGGTCTTCGATCGATTACCTATCAAAGAAGTGAAGTTTCATCGAAATAACATTTACGAGCGGGATAAGCACCGTTGTCAGTATTGTGGAAATCAATTCATTGAAAATGAGCTCAATCTGGACCATGTGATTCCTCGTCATCACGGAGGACGAACTTCATGGGAGAATGTAGTCACCTCCTGTATTCGGTGTAATTCAAAAAAAGCCGATCGCCTTCCCCATGAGGCTGGAATGCGGCTTATTCGAAAACCGGCCAAGCCGAAATGGAGGCCCTTCGTATCCGTTGCGGAGAATAAAGAGAAAAATCCCTCCTGGGACTATTTCCTGAATCCTTTGAAGCTATCTTAACGGGCTTTGGCTTAAGTCAACGGAAGCCAGAATTTCATGGTCGTCCCTAGATGGCTCGATTCTTTTACCTCTATGTCTCCTCTATGGCTTCGCAGTATCCGTTTCACAATGGAAAGTCCCAATCCTGTGCCTCCGGGTCTGCCTGTTAGGAAAGAGTCGAATATTTTTTCCTTAAGTTCACTCTGAATTCCAGGTCCTGTATCTTCTACTTCAATACAGCCAAATGGTTGCTCTCCGATCGATTCGCTATAGCAGCGGAAAGTTATTTGACCACCTTCGGTCATTACTTGGGACGCATTTAGAACCAGGTTCAAAATGACTTGTTGGATTTGCCCTTTATTGGCTTCTGCTATGAGTTTTTCCTCCGAGGGTTCAAACACCGCAGAGATTTTATTTTGGAGCAATTTCAGTCGCACGAGCTGCATGCTTTCTTCAATCAAATCAGCAAGGTTCCAGTGCGAGTGCATGGACTCCGACGTTTTTCCAAAGCTCAGAACTTGTTCTACGATGCCTTCGAGTTGACCAATTTTTTCATCGATGATCTGCGCGTCTTTGCGCCGTTGGTCTCCTTCTTCAAATTTCAAGTCAAGACTGCTAAAGAGAAGCTTGATAACCATTAGCGGGTTTCGGATTTCGTGGGCAATCTCTGCGGCCAACAAGCCAAGCGTGATTAACTTATCATTCTTTTGTAGATGCTCCTCATTCTCGAACATCATGGTGTAGAGCCTCAAGTTCTGCATGGCTACAGCACTGAAGCTGGCGAGGGTACTTAAGATGCGTTTCTCCTGGTCGTTTATGCGGTGCATCTTATCCGCATAGGTGGCTAATAGCCCGATAACTTCGTTTTCCCAGAGGATCGGACAACAGACCATGGATTGGAGGTTTTCACCACTCACAATATCCCAGAAATGATCCTCCTCGGAGCGTCGTAGATCAAAAACGTCGATGGGGCGTTTTAGCTGTATTGAGACTCCAAATGACGTATCTTGTAGCTCCAGTTCCGGTAAGGGATCATACTTTCCTTTGGCTCCATGCATGGAGTGGACCTTTAAACGTTCCTTGTCAGGACTAAGCACGAGCAACATCGATAAACGACATCGCATGATGCTATGCGTTTCACGAGTGATGGTTTCTAGTAAATCATCTAGGTCCAACCTTGAGATTAAGTCCTGCCCCATTGAAATCAGTGATTCCAATTGTTGCGAGCGGTTTTGAAGACCTTGAATCAGCCAGAGCTGACCCACAATCTGAGTCGTCTCCTCAGCGATTATCTCTAGGGCCCGTTGGGTGTCTTCAGAAAATGCGTTTTTGCGATCCGAGCCGATGTTGATAACGCCGGTAATTTGCCCTTTTTCTATCATCGGGCAGGCTAGCTCACTCCTCACATGATCGGAGATTTTGAAGTAACGGGGGTCTTGTTCTACATCGTGAACCAATAGGGATTTCCCGTGTAGAGCCACCCACCCCGTAAGGCCTACTCCTACTGGAAGATGAACATCCCTGGTATCTTGAGGAAGCCCCCGGTTCACCTCAATATCGAGTTCCCGGGTATCTGGGTTTAAGAGCGCTATGCTCGCCGAATAGGCTGCAAAATATTGCTGAACGAGCTCTAGAATAGTGGTGAGTGCACTTTGTGGGTCCTTCGCTTCATGCCCGATCACACGTATGCGATACAGTAGATCTATCAGTGCATCTCGTTCATTTGATTTGCTCATTTTTACCCAAATTGATTTGGTTGGTCACCCTCACCCATCGCATAAATACAAATTACGCTGCAAGGCGCATTTTTGAATTCTACTGTCTAATTAATGGACTGCCTTGAAAGCATCGGATGCAACAACTCCCTGAAGCATTTCCTTCAAGTCTACAAGGTTGGCACTTTTCTTTCCACCCTCCTTATCTCGAGAGCTTTCGATATAGAAGGTATCTACAGCAATGTTTCTCTCAGTAGCAATTCTTGCGAAAGTGATATCATAACCTTTTTCGTATATCACTTTGCCTAGGAAATAGAGTAGGCCTATTTGATCGTAGGCTTCGACTTCCACCACTGTTTTCTGTAGTTCTACTTCGTGGTAGACGTCTACTGTTTCTGGAAAGGGTGTGTGGCTATGTTTGTCGGTTGTGAAAAGATTGCTTGGCTTTTGGGACTTGGACTGATTCAGGATCGCTTTTGTGAGGTCTTTATTCTCTACCACGGCCATGTTGAGGCATTCCTCGAATTTTTCTCTAACAGACTTGCTTTGAACAATACCTCCCTTGGCATCACAAACGTAAAATGTATCGATGGTAATGTGGTCCATTCGATTGATGGCCTTGGCGCTAACGATATTCAAACCGGCAAGACTGAACGATCCAGCCAGTCTGTAAAATAATCCAGCGCGGTCCCAAGTGACGACCGTAACGGCTGTGTGCCCTTTGTTGAAATCATCCGTCCAATCATGAACCGGAGCTAGAGCAGCTAGTGATTCTGCCTCGCTTATATTTCGCAGCAACTGATTCACCAGCTTGATGTGGATGATTAACTCTTCGACACGATTATGAACAAAGTAGCGTTCTGGTAGGAGGTTGCAGTGTGCATGGATCTCTTCCTGCGATACATCTTCGATGTTCAGACTGAGAAGCTTTTCGTAAATCATGCTCTTTTGCTTCTCCAGTACCTTTTCCAGGCTATTCTCGGAAGCGAGGTGGTTGCTGGTAGCGGTGAATAGTCTTCTATGTAGCATGTCCTTATAGCTATTCCAGAGGGAGGAAGAAGTGCCGCAAGCATCACAGTAGGTATGAATGTAGAGTAAGTTGAGTTGGGTCTGATTCTCAACCTTGGCTGCAAAGGATTGAATGTTCTGCGGGTCATCAATGTCGTGATGCTGCCAGAATCGTGCCATTTCCAAGTGATTGCCTATAATAAATAAAATTTCTTTATGAAAACGTGGATCAACGTCCAAGCGTTTGAGAATCGGTTTTGATATTTCTACCCCCACTTTGTCATGCCCTTTAATGCCTTCTCCTTTTCCAATGTCGTGAAGCAAAAGGATTATATAGAGAATGGCAGGGTCGTCCAATCTGTGGAATTCCTCGCGGTAATGACGAAGCTCCTTCGATGTATCTGTCACCACATTGTCCAGGTGTTTAATGGTATTCAGAATATGGAAATCGATTGTGTAGCGATGGTAATACTCATGCTGAACCAGGCAGGTGAGCTTCTCAAACTCAGGCATCATTTTTCCCAGAACGCCCAAGTCGTGCATGCTCTTCAAACTGGAGTAGACATTGCCCGCATCCGAAAGAATGGACCGAAACGTTTTATTAGCTTCAGGCGAGTGAATAACCTCGTCGTCAATCAGGTGGAGGGACTTGGTTATCAAGTTCGTTAGGTCGAAGTCTAGTTTTACTCCCAACTGCTGACGATGTCGAAATACTCGAATGAGTCTGAGCGGATCCTCCTTGAAGATCTTTCGGTTTTCCATTGTCAGTTCCTTACCGCGTAATATGAATCCATCGATCAATCGAGGGCGTTCGCTACGTCGCGAATTAAGGACTTCCCTGAATGAAATCTTTGTGCGGTCTGTCTCCAATAAGGCCAGCCGTTGCTCCAGTAGAATCGAGAGCTTTAGAATGTTTTGAGCATGCCGGTAATAATCACGCATAAACGCCTCTACGCGTTTGAGGGAATCTTCCTGAGGGTAATTGAAATTCTTAGCAGTTACGTACTGCATCTCAAAAGTCAGGATATCCGTTGGCCTGCCACTTTGAAAGTGCACTTCATTCCGGGTACGAATAAGAAAATCATAGGCTTTGCGAAGGCGCTTGCGCTCGTCTTTGGACAAGTAGCCTTTCTCAACCATTTCAGTAAGGCTGGATGTACCAAGCTTGATCTGCCCCATCCAAAGAAGGTTGTGGTAATCACGCAATCCACCTACCGCATTCTTGATGTCTGGTTCTTGAATCAGAACTGTATCACCGAATTTAGCTCTTCGGGCTCTTTGATCAGCCAATCGATCCAGAATATACTGTTGAGCGTTTTTGTTGCAGAAGTTCCGGTAGGCTTGCTCGAAGATTTGAAACAAATTGGTGGATCCGGCGACCAGTCGCGATTCCAGCATCGCGTTCTTCGATTGCACATCGGCTTTGGCCTCTTCCATCGACTGTTTGATGGTTCTAGTAGAGTGACCGACTTTGAAACCGAGATCCCAAAGCATATAAAGAATGCGCTCCGTAAATACCTCTTGGAATTTTGGAAGAATTTTTGCGCGTATCTTTTCAGGATATAAGAACATGATGTCCACATCGCTGTAGGGACACATTTCCGCACGTCCGTATCCGCCCAGTGCTAGCAGGCCTGTAGGGAAGGGCAGTTTCCCATACTCCTCCTCAAACGCCTTCATATCGTACTCAAACATATGACGGAGCAACTGGTCGATCACGTGCGACCGGGCCTTCACTACTTTCATACCTGAGGTTTGCTTGTCATGTAGCTTGCGCAACTTGAGATCTTCCTGAGCCATCCATTTCTTATAAATTTCCAGGCGGTCTTGTCTGTCGCATTTCTCAGCAACATAGAGACGGACCGGTTTGGCCTTGGGTGGATCTTGTTCAGTGGTATTAGGCATGATTCAAAGGCAAAGGGTGTACGCGTAGCTTTTGAAAGGGCAAGGATCTTGTCTCGTTTCTACCTTTGGCAAACCGCTTGACTTGCATCGGGCTATGAGAAACCGTCGATTCCTCTTATCCAACAAAATGATCTAACTCCTAATTTTATTTATCATGGCAGGCGTAGGCAAACTACTCAAACAGGCTCAGAAAATGCAGAAAAAGATCGAGGCGCTCGAGGCCGAACTGGCTGAGCAGACGATGGATGTTTCTAGCGGAGGCGGTGCGATCAACATTACTGTGACCTTATCCGGTGATATTAAGGCGATCCAATTGGACCCAGAATTCCTCAAGGAGGATAAGGCTTTTGTGGAAGAGACACTGGCTATCGGAGTCCAAGATGCGATTGAAGCCGCCCGGAAGGGTAAGGAAGAAGCTATGGGAGATGTCACTGCTGGCATGCAAATGCCCGGTCTCTTCTAGCTTTCATCTAGTCGTTGCATGACGCCTTCGTTCGATCATTTGGTTAAGCAGCTTAAGAAGTTGCCGGGCTTAGGGTTTCGTTCTGCCGAGCGAATTGCTCTCCACCTTCTGGTTGAACAACCAGATGTTATGCCCGGCCTCCTCGAAGCTTTGGAGAGTGCTTCCAAGCAAGTAGGCCGTTGTGAGCGCTGCGGCAATTTGGCTGAAGAAAGCCTCTGTTCAGTGTGTGAGGATCAGCGTCGTGATGACTCCCTTCTGTGCGTAGTCGAGCAGGTGCCTGACCTGATGGCTATTGAAAGTTCGGGATCTTATAGAGGGCTCTACCATGTCCTCCATGGGAAATTGTCTCCCATAAAGGGGATTGGTCCGGATCAGTTGAATCTCAACTCGATCGAAAAGCGCCTTGAGGAGTCGCCGATTTCAGAAGTTGTTTTGGCTCTCTCAAACGACATAGAAGGAGAAGCAACCTGCCACTACATTTCAGAGACTATGCTCGACGGTCGCCCCATCAAGATTAGTCGGATTGGCTTTGGCCTGCCGAGTGGGGGAGGGATCCTTTACGCCGACCAGATTACGGTGAAAAGTGCGATTGACGGCCGCAGAGACTACGACAGCTAGAAAGTTTCTTAAACTAGCTCCTTTTTGCATGAGTGCCTGCAAATACGGCCACACAATAGGGAACGCAGTAAGTGAACATTAGCTTCGGCCAGTGAATGAGCTCCCAATTACCTCCCATGATTGAATCTCCCTGGTTGATCAGGTTGAGGATCGTCCCCACGACCAGTGCTATTTTCAGACCTGTTAGTTGGATGGATCGGGTAGATGTGGTTTGGAGCCAGGATTCCATGGTCTTGCAGACTTGCAGTGCAACCATTGCTTGGCAAACCTGTCTTCTGAGGAGTGTCTTGAAATTCAGTAACGAGATTATGAGGGCCAGCAATCTAGATCAAAATTTAGCTCAAGCAGGAGGTGAATCGATATTCATCGAGTGTGAAGCACTGAATTTTGGGCAGAAAGATGACTCATACTCGAAATTGATGAATTCCAAGACAATCCCTAGTTCAACTCCAAGTACGGATAGCCATTTATGAGATCTCTATTTTTCACCACTCTTTTTCTCGCCTCTGTCGTTAGCCTGTCCGCAGGATTCAAATTGGTTCAGGGGCCACTGCCAAACGACCCCATGCAGGTCCATATTTACGAATTGGATAACGGGCTCCGTGTATACCTGAGTGAGAATTATGAGGAACCAAAATTTTTCGCTGAGTTATCCGTCCGCGCTGGGGGTGCCAACGACCCGGAAACCAACACCGGTCTGGCGCACTACCTGGAGCACCTTTTGTTCAAAGGAAACACCAAGCTCGGAACCCTGGACTGGGAGAAAGAGAAAGTTCACATCGATCGGATCGAGGAGCTTTACGAAGAGCGTTTTCACGAAACGGATCCCGAAAAGCGGGAAGCTCTCTTCCGGGAAATTGCGGAGGAGTCAGCCAAAGCATCCCAGTATGCCATCCCCAACGAGATGGACAGTCTGGTGAAGCAGATGGGGCTCTCGTTCATCAATGCCGGCACGAGCAACGACTACACCGTTTACTTCATGGAGTTGCCATCTAATCGATTGGAGCAATGGGCCATGATCGAGTCCGACCGATACAGCGACCCGGTCTTTCGCCTTTTCCTTCCCGAACTGGAAATTGTCTACGAGGAGAAGAATCGCTCCAACGACAATAAGGATCGATTGATCAGTGAGCTTATTTTTGAGCTTCGCTACCCGGATCATCCCTATGGAACTCAGACAGTGCTCGGTCACGTTGAGCATTTGAAGAACCCATCCATCAAGGCCATCTATGAATTCTTTAATACCTACTATGTTTCCAACAATGTAGCTCTCTGTTTATCGGGAGACTTTGAGATCGAACCTACCATCGAATTGATCGACAAGTATTTCTCTCACTGGAAGCCCGGTGAAGTGCCTGAGTTTAAATACGGCCAAGCCAAGCCCATCACTGAACGCCGTACCGGTGAGATTTCTTACCCGGGTGAGGAGCAGGTGCAAATTGCCTTCTCGACTCAGCCAATTGGGCACGAAGATGTTGAAGCCCTGAAGCTGGTGGATATGATCTTGGATAACGCCAGTGCCGGACTCATCAACCTGAATCTTAATCAACAGCAAAAAGTGCTGTCAGCAGGATCCTTTCCTTACATCCGTAAATACGCGGGAACGCAATATATGTATGGATCACCCAAGGAAGGGCAGACCCTTGAGGAGGTTGAGTCATTGTTGCTTGAGCAGTTGGAAATTATCAAACGAGGCGAGTTTGGTGACTGGTTGATTCCAGCCATTGTAGCTGACTTCAAGCGGTCTGAGAAACTGCAACTGGAGTCCAACTACTCACGTGCTGGAATCATGGCGACTTCCTACAACTCGTTAGTAGATTGGGAATACACCATTTCTGAGATCGATCGAATGGAGAAGTTGACGAAGAAAGATGTGGTTGCCGTGGCAAACAAATATTTTAACGCGCCGCACGTATCCGCTTATCGTCGCAATGGTGAGTATGAGCCACCCAAGGTTGCAAAACCAGAATTCGAGAAACCAGATGTATCAAGATTTGCTTCATCCGAATTTGGGAATCAAATTTTAAGCCACCCGACCGCTCCGATCGAGCCCGATTTTTTGGAAGTAGGTGAGGATTACCAAATTGTCGAAGTGAGTGATGACGTGCGTTTGTTCTACACGAAGAATCCCATGAACGATTTGTTCTCGCTTACCATGAGCTTCGAGTTCGGTAGTCGGGAAAATAATCGCTTGTTAGCAGCCAGTTTACTCCTCGATAAAGCCGGGACCCCGAACTTAAGTCCCGATGAGCTCAAGCAGGCCTGGTACTCCAAAGGTTCCAATTTCGCATTCTCAGTCGGGGACCATACTAGCTCCTTTTCGATCAGCGGACTGGATGAGAAGTTCGACGAGACGCTCGCGTTGATGCAGGAGTTTACCAGCAATCCTGTTTCAAGTCAGGAAGTTTTGGATACGCTGAAGCAGATTATTCTAAAACAGCGAAAGGATGCCAGAGAAGATATTCAGTCCCTCTACGCAGCCGTACGAAGCTACAACCGTTATGGTGATCAGTCGCCGTACCTGACTCGCATGACCACCGAAGAACTCATGGCTTTGGAAGTGGATTCATTACTGGCCGAGGTCAGTAGTTTAAAGCAATACAAACACGATTACTTTTATGTAGGTGCTCTGCCGATAGAAAAGGTGAAAGCCAGTATTCTGGAGTATTCATCCGGGGCCAAGAATCTCAAGGATCCACTCCCACGCAACAGTGCTGACATTCGTGAGCCGGAATCAACTGAAGTGTATTTCCTCGATTGGGAAACAGCACAGGCTCAAGTGAGAATTGAATTTGCTGATGGCACTTACAATGAAGACAACGAGCTAGCTATTGAACTCTACAACGATTACTTCGGCGGTGGTATGTCGAGTGTGGTCTTCCAAGAGTTGCGAGAAGCGCGTGCTCTGGCTTATTCGGTAGGAGCCCTCTACCTGGAGCCGTCCTACCGAGATACGGAAAATCTGATGATCGGCGCTATCGGAACTCAGCCTGATAAAGCGGTGGAGGCACTCGAGGTCTTTCTCGAACTCTTTGATAATCTACCCGAATCAGAAGGTCGCTTCTCCAATACACTCGGCTCATTGGAAAACCAATATCGGGTAGGGAAGCTGGACTTCCGTGACATTCCAGGCACCGTTCGATCCTGGGAGCGCCTTGGATTTGAGTCCGATCCGCGACCACAACGTTTCCAGAATCTGGCTAGCGCAGATTTTGCC
This genomic stretch from Opitutia bacterium ISCC 52 harbors:
- the ndk gene encoding nucleoside-diphosphate kinase: MDRTLIIFKPDCMKKKLMGSVLSRFEAEGFSVAGCKMMQLDSDLLRTHYAHIAELPFFPEIEAFMASEPVVVMILQGEDVIPKVRELLGPTDSTKAPAGTIRGDYGESVMINVVHASDSPEAAETEIARFFDEADFIKA
- the xerD gene encoding site-specific tyrosine recombinase XerD, whose amino-acid sequence is MYRCVARIPEQLAEFIEAFAVHVELEKGLSQNTVSGYFSDLEQCAGFLKSLNLTDWTQVSHDHISLWISSLSGDDYAVASLARKLTSIRLMARFLVKEDIRKDDFSELITGPKMVRRLPETLNPEEVDRLLAAPDLNTPYGLRDRAMLELFYSSGLRVSEMGGLELHQLDLDQGFLRVYGKGAKERLVPVGSRAVDAIRSYLDAGRAFFVKPHTGSDLFLSERGKGISRKMVWVIIKRCATVAGIEKPVKPHLLRHSFATHLLNGGADLRAIQEMLGHADISTTQIYTTVEDSRLIDQHSKFHPRNRLGD
- a CDS encoding HNH endonuclease; amino-acid sequence: MEAVLTRQVLVLNRCWQAVNVVGVKRAFSLLVQGHADVIHQEEGDFQLYDFDQWVDSSNLWGDGGPEYLHTINHLIRLPKVIILKVFDRLPIKEVKFHRNNIYERDKHRCQYCGNQFIENELNLDHVIPRHHGGRTSWENVVTSCIRCNSKKADRLPHEAGMRLIRKPAKPKWRPFVSVAENKEKNPSWDYFLNPLKLS
- a CDS encoding GAF domain-containing protein; the protein is MSKSNERDALIDLLYRIRVIGHEAKDPQSALTTILELVQQYFAAYSASIALLNPDTRELDIEVNRGLPQDTRDVHLPVGVGLTGWVALHGKSLLVHDVEQDPRYFKISDHVRSELACPMIEKGQITGVINIGSDRKNAFSEDTQRALEIIAEETTQIVGQLWLIQGLQNRSQQLESLISMGQDLISRLDLDDLLETITRETHSIMRCRLSMLLVLSPDKERLKVHSMHGAKGKYDPLPELELQDTSFGVSIQLKRPIDVFDLRRSEEDHFWDIVSGENLQSMVCCPILWENEVIGLLATYADKMHRINDQEKRILSTLASFSAVAMQNLRLYTMMFENEEHLQKNDKLITLGLLAAEIAHEIRNPLMVIKLLFSSLDLKFEEGDQRRKDAQIIDEKIGQLEGIVEQVLSFGKTSESMHSHWNLADLIEESMQLVRLKLLQNKISAVFEPSEEKLIAEANKGQIQQVILNLVLNASQVMTEGGQITFRCYSESIGEQPFGCIEVEDTGPGIQSELKEKIFDSFLTGRPGGTGLGLSIVKRILRSHRGDIEVKESSHLGTTMKFWLPLT
- the glnD gene encoding [protein-PII] uridylyltransferase; translation: MPNTTEQDPPKAKPVRLYVAEKCDRQDRLEIYKKWMAQEDLKLRKLHDKQTSGMKVVKARSHVIDQLLRHMFEYDMKAFEEEYGKLPFPTGLLALGGYGRAEMCPYSDVDIMFLYPEKIRAKILPKFQEVFTERILYMLWDLGFKVGHSTRTIKQSMEEAKADVQSKNAMLESRLVAGSTNLFQIFEQAYRNFCNKNAQQYILDRLADQRARRAKFGDTVLIQEPDIKNAVGGLRDYHNLLWMGQIKLGTSSLTEMVEKGYLSKDERKRLRKAYDFLIRTRNEVHFQSGRPTDILTFEMQYVTAKNFNYPQEDSLKRVEAFMRDYYRHAQNILKLSILLEQRLALLETDRTKISFREVLNSRRSERPRLIDGFILRGKELTMENRKIFKEDPLRLIRVFRHRQQLGVKLDFDLTNLITKSLHLIDDEVIHSPEANKTFRSILSDAGNVYSSLKSMHDLGVLGKMMPEFEKLTCLVQHEYYHRYTIDFHILNTIKHLDNVVTDTSKELRHYREEFHRLDDPAILYIILLLHDIGKGEGIKGHDKVGVEISKPILKRLDVDPRFHKEILFIIGNHLEMARFWQHHDIDDPQNIQSFAAKVENQTQLNLLYIHTYCDACGTSSSLWNSYKDMLHRRLFTATSNHLASENSLEKVLEKQKSMIYEKLLSLNIEDVSQEEIHAHCNLLPERYFVHNRVEELIIHIKLVNQLLRNISEAESLAALAPVHDWTDDFNKGHTAVTVVTWDRAGLFYRLAGSFSLAGLNIVSAKAINRMDHITIDTFYVCDAKGGIVQSKSVREKFEECLNMAVVENKDLTKAILNQSKSQKPSNLFTTDKHSHTPFPETVDVYHEVELQKTVVEVEAYDQIGLLYFLGKVIYEKGYDITFARIATERNIAVDTFYIESSRDKEGGKKSANLVDLKEMLQGVVASDAFKAVH
- a CDS encoding YbaB/EbfC family nucleoid-associated protein codes for the protein MAGVGKLLKQAQKMQKKIEALEAELAEQTMDVSSGGGAINITVTLSGDIKAIQLDPEFLKEDKAFVEETLAIGVQDAIEAARKGKEEAMGDVTAGMQMPGLF
- the recR gene encoding recombination mediator RecR → MTPSFDHLVKQLKKLPGLGFRSAERIALHLLVEQPDVMPGLLEALESASKQVGRCERCGNLAEESLCSVCEDQRRDDSLLCVVEQVPDLMAIESSGSYRGLYHVLHGKLSPIKGIGPDQLNLNSIEKRLEESPISEVVLALSNDIEGEATCHYISETMLDGRPIKISRIGFGLPSGGGILYADQITVKSAIDGRRDYDS
- the nrtS gene encoding nitrate/nitrite transporter NrtS — translated: MESWLQTTSTRSIQLTGLKIALVVGTILNLINQGDSIMGGNWELIHWPKLMFTYCVPYCVAVFAGTHAKRS
- a CDS encoding insulinase family protein encodes the protein MRSLFFTTLFLASVVSLSAGFKLVQGPLPNDPMQVHIYELDNGLRVYLSENYEEPKFFAELSVRAGGANDPETNTGLAHYLEHLLFKGNTKLGTLDWEKEKVHIDRIEELYEERFHETDPEKREALFREIAEESAKASQYAIPNEMDSLVKQMGLSFINAGTSNDYTVYFMELPSNRLEQWAMIESDRYSDPVFRLFLPELEIVYEEKNRSNDNKDRLISELIFELRYPDHPYGTQTVLGHVEHLKNPSIKAIYEFFNTYYVSNNVALCLSGDFEIEPTIELIDKYFSHWKPGEVPEFKYGQAKPITERRTGEISYPGEEQVQIAFSTQPIGHEDVEALKLVDMILDNASAGLINLNLNQQQKVLSAGSFPYIRKYAGTQYMYGSPKEGQTLEEVESLLLEQLEIIKRGEFGDWLIPAIVADFKRSEKLQLESNYSRAGIMATSYNSLVDWEYTISEIDRMEKLTKKDVVAVANKYFNAPHVSAYRRNGEYEPPKVAKPEFEKPDVSRFASSEFGNQILSHPTAPIEPDFLEVGEDYQIVEVSDDVRLFYTKNPMNDLFSLTMSFEFGSRENNRLLAASLLLDKAGTPNLSPDELKQAWYSKGSNFAFSVGDHTSSFSISGLDEKFDETLALMQEFTSNPVSSQEVLDTLKQIILKQRKDAREDIQSLYAAVRSYNRYGDQSPYLTRMTTEELMALEVDSLLAEVSSLKQYKHDYFYVGALPIEKVKASILEYSSGAKNLKDPLPRNSADIREPESTEVYFLDWETAQAQVRIEFADGTYNEDNELAIELYNDYFGGGMSSVVFQELREARALAYSVGALYLEPSYRDTENLMIGAIGTQPDKAVEALEVFLELFDNLPESEGRFSNTLGSLENQYRVGKLDFRDIPGTVRSWERLGFESDPRPQRFQNLASADFADLTLFHKARIANKPKLISIVGPSDRIDLASIEKLGEIITVTPDDIFRD